Proteins encoded together in one Anaerotignum faecicola window:
- a CDS encoding family 10 glycosylhydrolase, whose translation MKKIIGFMLTLSMAFGGIAMPVQAAEEEMRGVWVASVYNIDFPSVSNVGNVSAQKAEFSEKLDRYKAAGLNTVIVQIRPKNDALYNSEINPWSDVLTGSQDGYPQYDPLEYMVEETHKRGMKIHAWLNPYRVTTSGTDVSVLADKNAAKKHPDWLISHNNALYLNPALEEVQDFICDTVEEILVNYDVDGIHFDDYFYPDKYPLTNGDGDGPEADQRREDINSLIRKVHETVEMYGDNDVEFGVSPAGIYKNTVDFKGSQTYYNGYADTLEWIENGWVDYIVPQIYWETNHSTAPYEEVVKWWDKQVEGTDVELYIGEGLYKDVIAGEIGSHLEICGKYDNVSGNIYYSSKDLLNNRQGAYDTLKTAYAETHIENDTQNQTKPNVPVKTVNAKYSKSSVMVNGVEKTLEAYNIDGYNYFKLRDLAYVLNDTDKQFDTVWDEDKQSITLSLGEKYTEAGGELEAGNGSDKTAAVSNATLYVNNSPVECEAYNIDGNNFYKLRDVAKAVDFGVVWNNELNAIGIVTLVGYSE comes from the coding sequence ATGAAAAAAATAATTGGTTTTATGCTTACTTTATCAATGGCTTTCGGCGGTATAGCCATGCCTGTTCAGGCGGCTGAGGAAGAGATGAGGGGCGTTTGGGTCGCAAGCGTCTATAACATAGATTTCCCCTCAGTTTCGAATGTCGGGAATGTTTCAGCCCAAAAGGCCGAATTTTCGGAAAAACTTGACAGGTATAAAGCGGCCGGACTTAATACGGTTATAGTCCAGATAAGGCCGAAAAACGATGCGCTTTATAACTCTGAAATAAATCCATGGAGCGATGTGCTTACAGGCTCGCAGGATGGGTATCCCCAGTATGATCCTCTTGAATATATGGTTGAGGAAACGCATAAGAGAGGAATGAAAATCCATGCATGGCTCAATCCATACAGGGTAACTACGTCCGGAACAGACGTAAGCGTGCTTGCTGATAAAAATGCCGCAAAGAAGCACCCTGACTGGCTTATATCGCATAATAATGCATTGTATCTTAATCCGGCTTTGGAAGAAGTTCAGGATTTTATATGCGACACCGTGGAAGAGATACTCGTTAATTATGACGTAGACGGAATACATTTTGACGATTATTTTTATCCTGACAAGTACCCGCTTACAAACGGCGACGGGGACGGTCCTGAGGCAGATCAAAGACGCGAAGATATTAACAGCCTTATAAGAAAAGTTCATGAAACAGTAGAAATGTATGGAGACAACGACGTTGAGTTCGGCGTAAGCCCGGCCGGTATATATAAAAATACAGTGGATTTCAAAGGATCGCAGACTTATTATAACGGTTATGCCGATACTCTTGAATGGATTGAGAATGGTTGGGTAGACTATATTGTACCTCAAATTTATTGGGAAACAAACCACTCAACAGCTCCTTATGAAGAGGTTGTAAAATGGTGGGACAAACAGGTTGAAGGCACGGACGTGGAACTTTACATAGGCGAAGGCCTGTATAAAGACGTTATTGCCGGAGAAATAGGCAGTCACCTTGAAATATGCGGAAAATATGACAACGTATCCGGAAATATTTATTACAGCTCAAAAGATCTGCTCAACAACAGACAGGGGGCATATGATACGTTAAAAACAGCATATGCGGAAACTCATATCGAAAATGATACTCAGAATCAGACAAAACCAAATGTTCCTGTAAAAACGGTAAACGCAAAGTATTCAAAATCTTCCGTTATGGTTAACGGTGTGGAAAAAACGCTTGAAGCGTATAATATCGACGGTTATAATTATTTTAAACTGCGCGACTTGGCGTATGTGCTGAACGACACAGACAAGCAGTTTGATACCGTATGGGATGAAGATAAGCAGTCTATAACATTATCTCTTGGGGAAAAATATACTGAGGCAGGCGGCGAGCTTGAGGCCGGCAACGGCAGCGACAAAACTGCCGCAGTTTCAAATGCAACGCTTTATGTTAATAATTCCCCTGTAGAATGTGAGGCGTATAATATAGACGGAAATAATTTCTATAAGCTTAGGGACGTTGCAAAAGCAGTTGACTTCGGCGTTGTTTGGAACAATGAGCTTAACGCTATAGGAATAGTAACTCTTGTCGGGTACAGCGAATAA
- a CDS encoding DUF6514 family protein, with protein sequence MLEALEARFVKDEVNDFRINYYILEDNGYYGIGAEKVQNDTVVDKDNIRCIFETEKEALGLIRTLADNTVTPFVLAEVIDELMN encoded by the coding sequence TTGCTAGAAGCATTAGAAGCAAGGTTTGTGAAAGATGAGGTAAACGATTTCCGCATTAACTATTATATTTTGGAAGACAATGGTTATTATGGGATCGGGGCAGAGAAGGTACAAAATGACACAGTCGTGGATAAGGATAATATTAGGTGTATTTTTGAAACAGAAAAAGAAGCTTTAGGCCTGATTAGGACGTTGGCCGATAACACCGTTACGCCGTTTGTACTTGCGGAAGTGATTGATGAATTAATGAATTGA
- the hflX gene encoding GTPase HflX, whose protein sequence is MAKERELHATQEKAERVILVGCDLETEGMDIDSCLDELAELAATAKAEMVGRIIQKRDRPHPGHYLGTGKIEELKLMINALDATGIICDDELTPAQIRNMEKLLETKIMDRTMVILDIFASRASSSEGKIQVELAQLKYRLSRLTGLGASLSRLGGGIGTRGPGEKKLEVDRRYIKDRISELKGDLEDVRTHRELLRSQRERKGMPTVSLVGYTNAGKSTILNGLTDAGVLEEDMLFATLDTTTRNVKLPGGTNILLSDTVGFIQKLSHHLVEAFKATLEELKYADVLLHVVDASDPGRQHHMEVVYKTLKELGCDDKPVITIFNKMDKDVELPVPADKYCKTSIKISAKNKKDLQFLNETIENVLKSYRSTVKILIPYTEGNLLSLLHGRCEIVSEEHTTEGTVIEAYVNDETKSRFNNYIIR, encoded by the coding sequence GTGGCTAAGGAAAGAGAACTTCATGCAACGCAAGAAAAGGCAGAGAGGGTTATACTTGTTGGTTGCGATTTGGAAACGGAGGGGATGGATATAGATTCATGCCTTGACGAATTGGCAGAACTTGCTGCAACGGCCAAGGCTGAAATGGTCGGTAGGATAATACAAAAAAGGGACAGGCCGCATCCCGGCCATTATTTAGGGACAGGTAAGATAGAGGAACTGAAATTAATGATAAATGCATTGGACGCTACAGGCATAATTTGTGACGACGAATTGACGCCGGCGCAGATTAGAAATATGGAAAAACTCCTTGAAACTAAAATAATGGACAGGACAATGGTAATACTTGATATTTTTGCTTCAAGGGCCTCTTCGAGCGAAGGAAAAATACAGGTTGAACTTGCGCAATTAAAATACAGGCTTTCAAGGCTGACAGGTTTGGGTGCTTCATTATCACGTCTCGGCGGCGGAATTGGAACGCGCGGGCCTGGTGAGAAAAAACTGGAAGTTGACAGGAGATATATAAAAGATCGTATCTCTGAACTCAAAGGAGATTTGGAAGATGTAAGAACGCACAGGGAACTTTTACGCTCCCAAAGGGAGAGGAAAGGAATGCCGACAGTGTCTCTTGTCGGATATACAAACGCCGGCAAAAGTACTATTTTAAACGGCCTTACAGATGCCGGAGTGCTTGAAGAAGATATGCTTTTTGCAACTTTGGATACGACTACAAGAAATGTTAAGCTTCCGGGAGGAACAAATATACTTCTTTCTGATACAGTCGGTTTTATACAGAAACTTTCACACCACCTGGTAGAGGCGTTCAAGGCTACTTTGGAAGAACTTAAATATGCAGATGTGCTTTTGCATGTAGTTGACGCTTCAGATCCTGGAAGGCAGCATCATATGGAGGTTGTGTATAAAACGCTTAAAGAACTTGGATGCGATGATAAGCCTGTTATTACTATATTTAATAAAATGGATAAAGATGTTGAACTTCCCGTTCCGGCAGACAAATATTGTAAAACTTCCATAAAAATTTCCGCAAAAAATAAAAAAGACTTGCAATTTTTGAACGAAACTATTGAAAACGTATTAAAATCTTATAGAAGTACAGTGAAGATTTTAATTCCATATACGGAAGGCAATTTATTGTCGCTGTTACATGGAAGGTGTGAAATAGTATCGGAAGAGCATACGACTGAAGGTACCGTTATAGAAGCATATGTTAATGATGAAACGAAAAGCAGATTTAATAATTATATCATAAGATGA
- a CDS encoding LL-diaminopimelate aminotransferase: MADSYIQGLIAERIGGDKFGKDTVLYKFEKIKRAKRAAMAAYPGVEIIDMGVGEPDDMADAGVIAELAKQAAVWENRGYTDNGREDFQKAAAKYMNDIYGVKGIDPYTQVIHSIGSKPALAMIAQAFINPGDITIMTIPGYPVIGTMTSWLGGKVYKLPLLEANGFLPELSSIPEDVAKKAKLLYINYPNNPTGAFASKEFYNEVISFAKKYNIVVVQDAAYAALTFDGTKPLSFLSVDGAMDVGIEIHSLSKAFNMTGWRMAFVTGNPLVVKAFAAVKDNNDSGQFNAIQLAGKYALEHTEITSETAKKYSRRHDMLVEVLNKLGFKAKKPKASFYLYVKIPKGIKGGIEFKNAEEFSQYLIKEKLISTVPWDDVEPYVRMSVTFVAKTEDEEKGVIDEIYRRLSDTEFIF; encoded by the coding sequence ATGGCTGATAGTTATATTCAAGGGCTTATAGCCGAGAGAATCGGCGGGGACAAATTCGGAAAGGATACTGTCCTTTATAAGTTTGAGAAAATTAAAAGGGCAAAGCGCGCGGCAATGGCGGCTTACCCGGGTGTGGAAATTATTGACATGGGCGTCGGCGAACCTGACGACATGGCCGATGCAGGCGTTATTGCGGAGCTTGCAAAACAGGCGGCAGTTTGGGAAAATAGGGGTTATACAGATAACGGCCGCGAGGATTTTCAGAAAGCCGCTGCAAAATATATGAACGACATATATGGGGTTAAAGGAATTGATCCGTATACACAGGTTATACATTCGATAGGTTCAAAACCGGCGCTTGCAATGATTGCACAGGCGTTTATAAATCCGGGAGATATAACTATTATGACAATTCCCGGCTATCCTGTAATAGGAACTATGACTTCATGGCTTGGCGGTAAAGTTTATAAGCTTCCTTTGCTTGAAGCCAACGGATTTTTGCCTGAATTATCTTCCATACCGGAGGATGTTGCAAAAAAAGCAAAGCTTTTGTATATAAATTATCCTAATAATCCGACTGGGGCATTTGCGTCAAAGGAATTTTATAATGAAGTTATTTCTTTTGCTAAGAAATATAATATAGTTGTGGTTCAGGATGCCGCATATGCCGCTTTAACATTTGACGGAACAAAGCCGTTAAGTTTTCTGAGTGTCGATGGCGCAATGGATGTGGGCATAGAGATACATTCCCTCAGCAAGGCTTTCAACATGACGGGATGGAGGATGGCGTTTGTAACAGGTAATCCGCTTGTAGTTAAAGCTTTTGCGGCTGTTAAAGACAATAATGACTCAGGGCAGTTTAATGCAATACAGCTTGCAGGCAAATATGCTTTGGAGCATACTGAAATAACGTCGGAAACGGCAAAAAAATATTCAAGACGCCATGACATGCTTGTGGAAGTTCTTAATAAATTGGGCTTTAAAGCAAAAAAGCCGAAGGCTTCATTCTATTTATATGTTAAAATACCAAAGGGAATTAAAGGTGGAATTGAGTTTAAAAATGCAGAAGAATTCAGCCAATATCTTATAAAGGAAAAGCTGATTTCAACAGTGCCATGGGATGATGTGGAGCCATATGTTCGTATGTCGGTTACATTTGTTGCAAAAACAGAAGATGAAGAAAAAGGGGTTATTGACGAGATATATAGAAGGCTTTCCGATACGGAATTTATTTTCTGA
- the dapF gene encoding diaminopimelate epimerase, protein MKFTKMQGCGNDYVYINCFEENVEDPSALAVKMSNRNYGVGSDGLILICPSDEADFRMRMFNADGSESEMCGNGIRCVGKYVYDRGLTDKTTVSISTLVGIKILELNVIDGAVDTIRVDMGEPVFKAEKIPVSEGGNEIVRKTIQACGENFKFTCLSMGNPHAVTYVENIKDFDVEKYGSVIENDKFFPNRVNVEFVEKVNDNYLKMRVWERGSGETLACGTGTCACVVASVLNGLCGRRTEVELLGGNLMIEWNEENNRVYMTGPARYSFDGVWLA, encoded by the coding sequence ATGAAATTTACGAAAATGCAGGGATGTGGAAACGACTATGTTTATATAAACTGCTTCGAGGAGAATGTTGAAGATCCTTCAGCTCTGGCTGTTAAAATGAGCAACAGGAATTATGGTGTAGGCAGCGACGGCCTTATACTTATATGCCCAAGCGACGAGGCGGATTTCAGGATGAGAATGTTTAATGCGGACGGTTCTGAATCTGAAATGTGCGGAAACGGTATAAGATGTGTCGGCAAATATGTATATGACAGGGGGCTTACCGACAAAACTACGGTATCCATAAGCACGCTTGTCGGGATTAAAATATTGGAACTAAATGTTATTGACGGAGCGGTGGATACTATACGGGTAGATATGGGCGAACCTGTTTTTAAAGCTGAAAAAATACCCGTTTCTGAAGGCGGGAATGAAATCGTTAGGAAAACTATACAGGCATGCGGGGAAAATTTTAAATTTACATGCCTTTCAATGGGAAATCCCCATGCAGTGACATATGTAGAAAACATAAAAGATTTTGATGTTGAAAAATACGGAAGCGTTATTGAGAATGATAAGTTTTTCCCAAACAGGGTCAATGTGGAGTTTGTTGAAAAAGTAAACGATAATTATTTGAAAATGAGGGTTTGGGAACGCGGCTCAGGGGAAACGCTGGCATGTGGGACAGGAACATGCGCCTGTGTGGTGGCGTCGGTTTTAAATGGGTTATGCGGCAGGAGAACGGAAGTTGAACTTCTCGGCGGCAACTTAATGATTGAATGGAACGAAGAAAATAACCGCGTATATATGACAGGCCCGGCCCGCTATTCATTTGACGGCGTCTGGCTTGCATAG
- a CDS encoding dicarboxylate/amino acid:cation symporter: MEKEKKKIGLLPKLIIAIILGIVIGMLSKEVLNTDVIIRLGATFNGIFGNFLNFAIPLIIIGFVVPGIADLGTGAGKTLALTALVAYISTIMAGSIAYFTDTAIFPSFLEVGSIVMDNAQNAEETMLSGFFQIEMPPVMEVMTALLIAFTLGLGIAVTDNKPLRDVFNGLQDIITKLVTSIIIPLLPFHVYGIFANLTFAGTVFEIMTVFIKVFGIILILHFAILIIQYTIAGAVAKKNPFMLIKNMIPAYFTAIGTQSSAATIPVTVDCTKKNGVVDRIAEFVCPLCATIHLSGSTITLTSCSIAIMLLNGWDVSFGSMLPFILMLGVTMVAAPGVPGGAVMAALGILESMLHFNEPMLALMIALYIAQDSFGTACNVTGDGAIAVFMDAISSKEEKAQ; this comes from the coding sequence ATGGAGAAAGAAAAAAAGAAAATAGGGTTGCTTCCTAAGCTTATTATAGCTATTATTTTGGGTATCGTGATCGGCATGCTTTCAAAAGAAGTGCTTAATACTGACGTTATAATAAGGCTTGGCGCTACTTTTAACGGGATTTTCGGTAATTTCCTTAACTTTGCGATTCCATTAATTATTATAGGATTTGTTGTTCCTGGTATTGCGGATCTTGGAACAGGCGCGGGAAAAACTCTTGCGCTTACAGCGCTTGTTGCATATATTTCAACAATTATGGCAGGCTCTATTGCCTACTTTACAGATACTGCTATTTTCCCGAGTTTCCTTGAAGTAGGTTCGATTGTTATGGACAATGCGCAGAATGCGGAAGAAACAATGCTTTCCGGATTTTTCCAAATTGAAATGCCTCCGGTAATGGAAGTTATGACAGCTCTGCTTATTGCATTTACATTGGGCCTTGGAATTGCAGTTACTGACAATAAGCCTTTGAGGGATGTATTTAATGGGCTTCAGGATATTATAACCAAGCTTGTAACAAGCATAATTATTCCTCTGCTTCCTTTCCACGTTTACGGTATATTTGCAAACCTTACATTTGCAGGCACTGTATTTGAGATTATGACAGTATTTATAAAAGTGTTTGGTATTATACTTATACTTCATTTTGCTATATTAATTATCCAATATACAATAGCAGGCGCTGTTGCAAAGAAAAATCCTTTTATGCTTATCAAAAATATGATACCGGCATATTTTACGGCGATTGGCACACAGTCGTCGGCAGCGACAATACCTGTTACGGTAGACTGTACGAAAAAGAACGGAGTTGTAGACCGTATTGCCGAATTTGTATGCCCGCTTTGCGCTACAATACATCTTTCGGGAAGTACAATTACGCTTACGAGCTGCTCTATTGCTATAATGCTTCTTAACGGCTGGGATGTTTCTTTCGGTTCTATGCTTCCGTTTATTTTAATGCTTGGCGTTACTATGGTTGCGGCTCCCGGAGTTCCGGGCGGAGCGGTTATGGCGGCGCTTGGTATACTTGAATCAATGCTCCACTTTAACGAGCCTATGCTTGCGCTTATGATTGCCCTTTACATAGCTCAGGACAGCTTCGGTACTGCATGCAACGTAACGGGTGACGGAGCTATAGCCGTGTTTATGGATGCTATATCAAGTAAAGAGGAAAAAGCACAATAA
- the ilvA gene encoding threonine ammonia-lyase, which yields MISLEMLYDAQRVLRDVARLTPVSSAPKIGENIYIKAENLQLTGSFKLRGAYYKIHSLSAEEKEHGVIACSAGNHAQGVALSASKAGIKSIICMPEGAPLSKVEATRNYGAEVVLVPGVYDDAYAKAVQLVEEKGYTFAHPFNDERVIAGQGTIGLEILNQLPDVDVVVVPIGGGGLISGISYAIKAIKPECKVIGVQAAGAPSMYNSRKNGAVTELDSVSTIADGIAVKKPGDLTFELCQKYVDDIVTVSEDEIATAILTLMEGQKTVAEGAGATSVAAVMFNKIDVKGKKVVCVVSGGNIDVSILSRVITKGLTKSGRIAEFTTKVMDKPGQLINLLQVVSKTGANVMSVVHEREDEKSEINSCVVTMVLETRNMEHVKEIRSLLKSKGYEVF from the coding sequence ATGATTTCATTAGAAATGCTTTATGATGCGCAGCGCGTATTACGGGATGTGGCAAGGTTAACGCCGGTATCTTCCGCTCCGAAAATCGGAGAAAATATTTATATTAAAGCCGAAAACCTTCAGCTGACCGGTTCTTTTAAACTTAGGGGGGCATATTACAAAATACACAGCCTTTCTGCAGAAGAAAAGGAACACGGAGTTATTGCATGTTCGGCGGGAAACCATGCGCAGGGAGTTGCTTTGTCGGCTTCGAAAGCGGGAATTAAATCTATTATTTGCATGCCGGAAGGGGCGCCTTTATCAAAGGTGGAAGCTACCAGGAATTATGGGGCTGAAGTCGTGCTTGTTCCGGGAGTATATGACGACGCATATGCGAAAGCAGTGCAGCTTGTTGAAGAAAAAGGCTATACCTTCGCCCATCCGTTCAATGACGAAAGAGTTATTGCAGGGCAGGGGACAATAGGCCTTGAAATACTTAACCAGCTTCCGGATGTGGATGTCGTGGTTGTACCAATTGGCGGGGGCGGGCTTATAAGCGGTATTTCATACGCGATTAAAGCTATTAAGCCTGAATGTAAAGTTATAGGCGTTCAGGCGGCCGGAGCTCCAAGTATGTATAATTCAAGAAAAAACGGGGCTGTAACAGAGCTTGACAGCGTTTCAACCATTGCCGACGGCATAGCGGTTAAAAAGCCGGGTGATTTGACGTTTGAGCTTTGTCAAAAATATGTTGATGACATCGTAACTGTGAGTGAAGATGAAATCGCAACAGCAATACTTACATTGATGGAAGGGCAAAAAACTGTTGCTGAAGGCGCGGGGGCAACCTCAGTTGCAGCCGTTATGTTCAATAAAATCGATGTTAAAGGCAAGAAGGTTGTATGTGTAGTTTCAGGAGGCAATATCGACGTCAGTATTCTATCAAGGGTTATAACAAAAGGCTTGACAAAGTCAGGACGTATTGCTGAATTCACAACGAAGGTTATGGATAAGCCGGGCCAGCTTATTAACCTTTTACAGGTTGTTTCGAAAACAGGCGCAAATGTTATGAGCGTTGTACATGAGAGGGAAGATGAAAAATCTGAAATTAATTCATGTGTTGTGACTATGGTTTTGGAAACAAGGAATATGGAACATGTTAAAGAGATACGCAGCCTGCTGAAATCTAAAGGATATGAAGTTTTTTGA
- the sdaAA gene encoding L-serine ammonia-lyase, iron-sulfur-dependent, subunit alpha, with product MKYDSIAEIVRLAEESGKNISDLVIEEQALSLETTQEEIFNRMKKALEVMKEAVLEGVDPDKRSASGLTGGSAYKMKKQVDGGRNICGKIFGEAMVKALAVSQTNACMGRIVAAPTAGSCGILPGALLTIMEDRGLDDDTVVKALFTASAFGMVIANNASISGAEGGCQAECGSASAMAAAALVEMCGGSPQMASDACAISLKNILGLVCDPVAGLVEIPCIKRNAMGVANAFVGAELALAGIESAIPADEVILAMKKIGNSMPSALRETAEGGLAATPTGRELCKRVFG from the coding sequence ATGAAATATGACTCCATAGCTGAAATTGTGCGTCTTGCCGAAGAGAGCGGAAAGAATATATCAGATTTAGTTATAGAAGAACAGGCGCTGTCGCTTGAAACGACTCAAGAAGAAATTTTCAACCGGATGAAAAAGGCTCTTGAAGTTATGAAGGAAGCAGTTTTGGAAGGAGTAGATCCGGACAAGCGTTCTGCAAGCGGATTAACGGGCGGAAGCGCATACAAAATGAAAAAACAGGTTGACGGCGGCAGAAATATATGCGGAAAAATATTTGGCGAAGCTATGGTGAAAGCTCTTGCCGTTTCCCAGACAAATGCATGCATGGGCAGGATCGTGGCAGCCCCTACGGCCGGAAGCTGCGGAATACTTCCGGGAGCGCTTCTGACAATAATGGAAGATCGTGGGCTGGATGATGATACTGTAGTAAAGGCGCTGTTTACGGCGTCGGCTTTTGGTATGGTTATAGCCAATAATGCAAGCATTTCCGGAGCTGAAGGCGGATGTCAGGCTGAGTGTGGAAGTGCGAGTGCGATGGCGGCGGCCGCCCTTGTTGAAATGTGCGGAGGCAGCCCGCAAATGGCATCCGATGCTTGCGCAATATCATTAAAAAATATATTGGGCCTTGTATGCGATCCGGTTGCAGGCCTTGTAGAGATACCTTGTATAAAAAGAAACGCCATGGGCGTTGCCAATGCTTTTGTCGGGGCAGAGCTTGCTCTTGCAGGCATAGAAAGCGCTATTCCGGCTGACGAGGTTATTTTGGCTATGAAGAAGATAGGAAATTCTATGCCATCGGCATTAAGGGAAACGGCAGAAGGAGGTTTGGCCGCAACGCCGACAGGCCGTGAACTGTGTAAAAGGGTTTTTGGTTAA
- the sdaAB gene encoding L-serine ammonia-lyase, iron-sulfur-dependent subunit beta, which yields MDAFDIIGPIMVGPSSSHTAGASRIGKYAYTFLGERAVKADIYFSGSFAKTYKGHGTDKAVIAGILNMDTDDIRLRNSLEIAEESGLKFTFYETDIEGAHPNTVLIELTGESGKYVSVQGASVGGGNILITKIDDTAVSINGKATTIIVHHMDVPGMISDVTNILARRGVNIGRFELRRSRKGGIAVMVIEIDGDINPSVNEAIKNFPNVTGSTILKAI from the coding sequence ATGGACGCTTTTGATATTATAGGGCCGATTATGGTTGGGCCTTCAAGCTCTCACACGGCCGGCGCGTCAAGGATCGGCAAATATGCATATACGTTTTTAGGAGAACGCGCCGTAAAAGCCGATATTTATTTCAGCGGCTCTTTTGCCAAAACATATAAAGGGCACGGAACAGACAAAGCTGTTATTGCCGGTATTTTGAATATGGATACCGATGATATAAGACTTAGAAACAGCCTTGAAATTGCCGAAGAGAGCGGACTTAAATTTACTTTTTATGAAACGGATATTGAAGGAGCGCATCCGAATACAGTTTTAATTGAACTTACCGGCGAGAGCGGGAAATATGTTTCGGTTCAGGGGGCGTCTGTAGGAGGCGGAAACATTCTTATTACCAAAATAGACGATACCGCTGTAAGCATAAACGGAAAAGCTACAACAATAATAGTCCACCATATGGATGTGCCCGGTATGATTTCTGACGTTACGAATATACTTGCAAGGCGCGGCGTTAACATAGGAAGGTTTGAGCTTAGAAGAAGCCGCAAAGGCGGCATTGCAGTTATGGTGATTGAAATTGACGGCGATATAAATCCGTCTGTAAATGAGGCTATAAAGAACTTTCCTAACGTAACGGGTTCTACAATATTAAAAGCAATTTAA
- a CDS encoding sigma 54-interacting transcriptional regulator: MHKSNYDLPYELSDELLHNPFVGICIADGKGIVLAVNEAQTRITSLPKETWVGKYMKTLVEQKLISISSTVEVLKEKRPITLHQVVSNGKSYDVSAKPIYDNHGNIKFVISYLLDITTLVQTQNTIEKLQKDKEQIEYKYQQLQEALGRLGSVVYQSPAMHDIVELAKKVANTQATVLITGPTGSGKEVIANLLHEESMRKDEPFIKVNCSAIPESLLESELFGYEPGAFTGSDKKGKKGLFESADGGTLLLDEIGEMPISLQAKLLRVLQDQQVRRIGGSKTIHVNVRLIASTNASLKAMIAQKKFREDLYYRINVIEIKVPPLSQRKEDVPLLAEHFVNIFNTKYNCNKKLSYDALQYISSMNYPGNVRELRNIIERLIVQSHSDEITLSDTFEALGIISIKTAADEISLETQIQKDMSLKEIMNQYENKVIKEYMKVYGSAAAVAKKLKTDRTTISRKITKYTVENKSETEN; the protein is encoded by the coding sequence ATGCACAAAAGCAATTATGATCTTCCGTATGAATTAAGCGACGAGCTTTTACATAACCCATTTGTCGGTATATGTATTGCCGACGGCAAAGGCATTGTACTTGCCGTAAACGAAGCGCAAACAAGGATTACATCGCTTCCTAAAGAAACATGGGTTGGCAAATATATGAAAACCCTTGTAGAGCAGAAATTAATCTCTATCTCATCAACCGTCGAAGTATTGAAAGAAAAGCGTCCGATAACGCTTCACCAGGTCGTCAGCAACGGAAAATCATATGATGTAAGCGCAAAACCGATTTATGACAATCACGGCAATATCAAATTTGTCATAAGTTATCTGCTTGACATAACAACTCTTGTACAAACGCAAAACACAATAGAAAAACTCCAAAAAGACAAAGAACAGATTGAATATAAATATCAGCAGCTTCAGGAAGCTTTGGGACGACTTGGCAGTGTAGTGTACCAAAGCCCCGCAATGCATGATATTGTGGAATTGGCTAAAAAAGTGGCAAATACCCAAGCAACCGTCCTTATAACAGGACCCACAGGTTCGGGAAAAGAAGTAATCGCAAACTTGCTTCATGAAGAAAGCATGCGTAAGGATGAACCTTTTATAAAAGTAAACTGTTCGGCTATACCGGAGTCCCTGTTGGAAAGCGAACTTTTCGGATATGAACCGGGAGCCTTTACCGGCAGCGACAAAAAAGGGAAAAAAGGGCTTTTCGAAAGCGCCGACGGAGGCACTCTGCTTCTTGATGAAATAGGAGAAATGCCAATTTCATTACAAGCAAAGCTTTTGCGCGTTCTCCAAGATCAGCAGGTCAGGAGAATCGGCGGCAGCAAAACCATTCATGTTAACGTACGCCTTATAGCCTCGACAAACGCTTCGCTTAAAGCCATGATAGCCCAAAAAAAATTCAGAGAAGATTTATATTACAGAATAAACGTAATAGAAATAAAAGTTCCTCCTTTAAGCCAGCGCAAAGAGGACGTTCCTCTCTTAGCCGAACATTTTGTTAATATATTTAATACAAAGTATAATTGTAATAAAAAGTTATCTTACGACGCGCTTCAATATATCTCTTCAATGAATTATCCCGGAAATGTCCGTGAATTGAGAAACATAATAGAACGGCTTATCGTACAAAGCCACAGCGACGAAATCACATTGAGCGACACATTTGAGGCTTTGGGAATTATAAGCATTAAAACCGCGGCAGATGAAATTTCACTTGAAACGCAAATTCAAAAAGATATGTCTTTAAAAGAAATAATGAACCAATACGAAAACAAAGTTATAAAAGAATATATGAAAGTATACGGCAGTGCGGCCGCAGTTGCAAAAAAGCTTAAAACCGATCGTACTACAATATCAAGAAAAATAACCAAATATACTGTCGAAAATAAATCCGAAACTGAAAATTAA